ttgcccctgttgtccggTTCTGTTAGTTaagtaaaggttcttgctgttatcactgtatCTTGACTCATAGGAACCCACTTATATTTCACTGCCTTTGCTTAAGTATATAACATGTAACTAGCTAATTTAGACTGAgttttttaaatttcatattAAGTCTCTTTCCCCGAGTATTTGGCTTCACTGGCTTATATTATGCACAGCAAAGGATGCACTAGAACCTCCTTCGATCATTGTCCTTCTGCCATGCCAGCAGTAAAGGTCTCACGACTAGGAAATCACTAATAGACAAGAGCCTCCCTGATCCTTCGACAGTAAGCTAAGGAAAGAGACTGGTGCGCTCAGTAGAATGTATGAGTTTGCACCATGTACAATTTGTGGTGATTTATATGGTGGGTGACTGCATCagtagaggtaaaaggtaaaggacccctggatggttaagtccagtcaaaggcaactacagTATGGGGTTGTGACACTCGTCTCttcttcaggccgagggagctggtgtttgtccacagacagctttccaggtcatgtggccagcaggactaaaccgcttctggtgcaacaggacactgacggaagccagagtgcacaaaaacgctgtttaccttcccaccgcagtggtgcctatttatctacttgcactggcatgctttcaaactgctaggttggcaggagctgggacagagcaacggaagctcaccccgtcgtggggattcgaaccgccaacttcctgattggcaagcccaagaggctcagaggtttagaccacagtgccaccctcatCAACTGAGGCCCTATCGGAAgtcgcataccctccaacgtgtCTCCGATGCAAATAAggctgtcctaaggaaaagtggacattctgggatcaaatcagaaaccgggatagcttctgtaaatctgggactgtccctggaaaatagggacacttgcaaAGTCTGCAAGTCAAGACCCTACTGCTCACAgtctagttcaggcttcctcaacctcggccctccagatgttttgagacatgTTTTGCCGCCATGACATCAGGGTCTACCAGCCATGACATCACCAGAGGCTGCCCCTAGCCATCAGGTTTCGGCcttgaaatctcagggtctgagaTGTTCCTGACCTGGAgaccctaatgcaggcatccccaacctttggccctccagatgttttggactacaattcccatcatccctaaccaccggtcctgctagctagggatcatgggagttgtaggccaaaaacatctggagggccaaggtggaggaagcctggtctagttgGTTTTGCACAGATGATGGCAGACTTAAACATAGAGAGCATCATAATTGCTACCTTAGCTGgcagccagtggcggagcttcatgctccggcaccgggggcggggcacgtctcccggaggggcggggcaTGCTGTGCCTCCTGGAGGGGcatggcgcacgttctggggtgggggcgcacctcccggaggggtgtGGGCCACGTTCcggggtggggcgcgcctcccggagggctgtGGCGCACGTTCCGGGGGTGTggcacgcctcccggaggggcgtgacacgcgttctgggggcggggcgggtgccTGTGATGGCGCTCCTTGGAGCCCGTCGCtcagggcggcccacccccaccgcccccatcttcctacacccctgctggCAGCATTCACCGTCACTGGGTGCCATAAGCGATAGGCCTCCGAACAGGCTTCCTCTCTGCCCGTCCACTGCATTGCATACACATACCCAATTCCTGCTGGCCATACAACACCACAGATCCATTCTTATTGTCTGGGGCTCCTCTTGCTAAAAGAGTCGTAAATTTGGCACTGTGCATATGCAATCTGACTTCAGATTTCAGAGAAAAGGCACCTGGGGCCCTCTtgtggccagagagagagaagagtggtTTCTCTTCAAGAGTGGTTTCAATGTTCTTCTATGGAATGCTCCTAGGAGTCTAGAGTCTATGTACAAGGCTGGGCATGGGCAGAGATACAGAGTCTGTCGGCTGGTCTTTATCCTTCTCCAAAGGTTCTGCATCGtagctgcccctgcccctgagAATAGCCAATCGTTCCGCAAAGGTCTTTGGGTCGTGGTGAAGGACAAAGGTATAAAGCACAAAGGCCAGGATTGCACCAGCCAGTGGCCCCACCCAGAACATCTGCAGGGACAAAGAGAAGAAACAGTTTGTGCTGATGGAAGGCTAGAGGAGGATGCAGTTCAATTACCCAAAACATCACCTGCTCCCACTTCATAGGGGTAGAAAAGAATTGCGTCAGAATGAAAGGAAGGGGCCCTGATCCAGGGAAGTTAGGCCACATTCACCCCATAAATTCAACTGTTTTTGCAGCAGAATTTTTTGAAGccgaccctcaagtacagccgaagGCAGTATTATTCAATCTCGCAAAAGTGAAAGCGCCTCTGTATTTCAGAATCGTTAAATTATGCAAATAGGATGCCTATAGTGTCAAATGACTAGGAGGACAATAATCCTACCATGgataaaatttccttattgtggccagcTCATTCTGTCGCTCGATATCATACAGGCTCTCCTATATAGGTTCTGTGAGGAGAATCGGGGCCTCTTTTAAGCCTGGGGCCATCCCAGGTAGTGGCTGAATCTTCACCCCATAGACACAATCCCCGCTCCCTTCTGGCTTCAAGGAAAGGGTCAGAAAGGAGGCGACTTACCCATTGCTTTGTAAACTTCCCGACTACAACTGAACGGCCAAAAGATTTGGCTGGATTCATGGAACAGGTGGTGTAGTAATGCTAGGAAGGAGAAATGGGAAGAGAGGTGTCTGGACAAGCATATTTTGCTGGGTTCATCCTCCCCCCTTCTCTGAATCTCCATTAAGTGAAGGGCATCAGATGCACGACTTTGAGCTGCAATAATtttggagaaaacaagcatgccaaGAGCTGAGGGAATGGAGatcctgcggccctccagatattggtgaACTGCAGTGCCCATCACTccttaccattggccatactggccgaggctgatgggagttggagtctcacAAACAacttgaagagccacaggttccccatccctgctatagcaGGTCCCCGGATATTGACTTTTACAAGTCACTTACAGTCAGAGCTCATCCACAATTACATTTTGCCCTATGCTTTTTCTAGGCACAGGCGTGTGCTTGTTTTTGTGTCGTCGTCGTCTGTCGCCCCAGGCGCTTTCCTCCATGAAAATCCATTCTTTAatgctaaatcggagcaaacggCAGTTCAGGTTCCCCTCAGAttaccatttgttccaattcagagaTAAAGAGTGGGTGTTCACAGGGTGTTCACAGACACAACACTTTAAagcttggacctgtgcctaggaATGTGGCACAATAGGAAGTCCAGATGAGCCCTTACTCATTAGGACTGGAGTCATCAGAAACaatgctggatttacgtataagctaaacaagctatagcttagggccccactctcttgggacccccaaaaatgtaaagaaaaaaaaaccctggatgtacatttccaaaatataagatagaaaaacaaataaaataaaacctacatacctatgatgtaagtcatgggccctgcctgctagcctgctccgtaaaatatcactggtttgctcttttctatatatagggtgcctacattctgcatggactggttgcatgacaACATCTGCAaacggctttagatacctattacgtaggtccataaattaccatatagcatactgtacagtggtacctcggtttatgaacacaattggttccggaagtctgttcataaactgaagtgttcataaactgaagcgaactttcccactgaaagtaatggaaagtggattgatccgttccagacgggtccgcggactacttaacctgaagcgtacttaacccaaagcatgggtgtaattggttccagaagtctgttcataaactgaagcattcataaactgaagcgaactttcccatttaaaatacagtggtacctctacttacgaatttaatgcgttctgaacgcacatttgtaagtcgaaaaaatgtgtaagtcgaatcccattggaatgcattgggagaaaaaattcgtaagtcgaagcaaccctatctaaaaattcataagtagaaataaaatcctatctaaactgcatccaagatggcggacggagctccattcgtaagtagaaacattcataagtagagtcattcgtaagtagaggtaccactgtaatggaaagtgaattaatccattccagatgggtccgcgacgttcgtaaactgaaaatttgtaaaaccgaggtgttcataaaccaaggttccactgtatattcaacacaaaaaccagtgacaatttgttgttgacaaaggacagctggatatataaagggccccattaccttcagtagcttagggcctcatcaaacctaaaactGGCCCTGATCAGAAGACTTCTCTGTAGGTTCCCCACCTCATGACTGACTTCTGAGAATGAAGTAGGTTAGCCTACTGGCAGAATTGCTGCTGTGCTTCCCCTCTCTTGTAATCAATGGGCTCACATtatttctgcacatgtctggaagATCCACACGCTGGAATCTGTGGTGCCCTCTGCACTCTTTGGGTAAGGTGCTCTCCAGGATCTCACCCATTAGAGAGTTACCCCATATCTAGATTATGTCTATAAATTCTCAGTCGGGGAGGCCCCAAATACCAATGATCATAGGATTTGGGGGCTCATTCTTACTGCCACTCAGAGGCGccatctggggaggggggtgagaggCCTTGGGCCTGCCTGCtgccactacccccccccccaaaaaaaacaaaaaacaaaattgccATCTACCACTTCCTCTGTGTGGAATTTATAAACCAATCCCTCCACTAAGCCTGGGTGGTTTGTCATAAAATTAACACGTTTCCTGTTTAAACTTTACTAACACCTTGCTTCTTAAGAGCATTCAGCTCTTTAATGGAGCACCTAGTTAAATATACAGGTAACTTTcccttctgatttttattttgcattttgtaattTGAGCATCTCCTTCCAGCATTCTACAGATTGCAGTAGTTGGTCACCAGCAAAAGTTACTGCCTCCTTTGCTCATCAGACCCCCTGAGGTTTTTAAACTGCCCCAGGCCCAGGTCCTCCACTTACCCCAATTAAGTGTCCCAGGGCAACTGAGACACCGATCATGATAGCTGGAGAACCTTTGTTTCGGCTGCTGTCGGTGGACACAAAATAGCTTAGAACCAGCTGCAATGTCAAAAGGAGCTCGATGGACACAGCTTGTCCGGATGAGACGTTGACCCTCacctggggaggaggaagaggaaatagtGAAAGAGCTTTTGGGGGACCACAGTGTACCACCACCAAAGCTGCCAATCTCTTAGACTTGCTCACTACCAGATGAAAAGTGAAAACCTCCTCACCTAAAAAGTAAGGATGTGAGAGGGAGGGATCTGGAGGCCTTGATTTTCCTTTctgccaatctgggcagcttccaacatatataaaaacacaagtaaactttaaacattaatgaagaaaacttccctatatagggctgccttcagatgtcttctaaaggttgtaatgttacttatctccttggctcaaggaTCGCATaacccacaccctccaacatttctctgatgaaaatagggaggtcctaaggaaaaccaggacattatgggatgaaatcagaaaccagagtggcttctgtaaattcagggctgtccctggaaaataggggcacttggaaggtctgtgaCTGTTTTGGccgggactaatgggagttggagtccaaaaacatctggagaaccacagcttctccatccctAATGCTACCTGGAGGGAACAtgttatgccaggggtcagcaaaccttttcagcagggggccggtccactgtccctcagaccttgtggggggccgggctatattttgggaaagaaaatgaacgaactcctatgccccacaaataacccagagatgcattttaaataaaaggacacattctactcatgtaaaaacacgccgattcccggaccggatttagaaggtggttgggccggatccagcccccaggccttagtttgcctacccatgtgttatGCCCTCCCCTGGCTGGAAGCAGCGGTGTAGCGAGCCGCCGCGACACCCGGAGCGGCAAATTGctatgcacccggggggggggggtggcatcgTAACAACACATGCACtgctacgtaacgacgcatgcgtcgttacatgGCGGGGTATCACTGCCCCCCGTGCCTCCAAAAAGGccttttacctggagtttgtagctggaggcgtgcggctttggaggcgccgaGGGGCGGTGATACCCCGCTATGCaacacgcatgcgcagcatccTGCGGGGTATCGCTGCCGCCCCGCtgactccaaagccgcgcgcctccagctccaggtagaaagcccgctcggcACTGCGCCcacccccatgactcccaagccgagcctcccaATAAAAAGTCCACTCGGcgcccagagtggaacccggggcggactgcccccatcaccccccccccattgcgacgccccctGGCTGGAAGAACATAATACCTTAGGGCACTTTGGAGGGTCTGCACTCACCAGTTCAGACCCTACAAGCTTATATGTGAGATtaagggtggttgttgttgttgttgttgtggcaacAACGTACACATGCTTGCATTGAACTAAATCTGCCATTTTGCCACCCACTCAATGACATGTGTGACAGCCCCATGATTACTGTGGCAACCACAAAGTCCTGAGCTGCCCCAGAGTTGGAGTCCTCAGCATGGAGGTCCAAGTCCGCCAGGATCAACCATCTGGGAGTCTTCAACACCACCTTCAAGACCACCTCCGACAGCTCAGGCAGGGTGGTGAGGTGGGCAAGTAAAGCAGCCAAACCCCCTAGTCTGTCCTTATTGCCCAGATGCCCAGAACCAGGTGAGACCCTCTAGATCCCCACCCAAGTGGAAAAGAAACATGGAAAGCGTGGTGGCATGCCTACAGACGACAGAAacttccccttccccatcccacagCTCTGCTCTGATGCTGCGTTGTGCACCACTCAGCTTATTGACCCGgactttctttggataaatacCATGATATTTggccccgtatacctgaaggagcatctccacccccatcgtccagcccggacactgaggtccagctctgagggcctcctggcggtttcctcactgcgagaagtgaggttacagggaaccaggcagagggccttctgggtagtggcgcccaccctgtggaatgccctcccaccagatgtcaaggaaataaacaactatctgacttttagaagacatctgaaggcaaccctgtgtagggaagtttttaacgtttaatgttttatcatgtttttaatattctgttggaagctgcccagagtggctggggaaacccagccagaagggtggggtacaaaataGTTTACACAGAGTAATATTAAATTATTGACAATTAGATGTGTATTAGGATAATAAGAATATACACATCTGTATATTAAGGTATGGTGATGtaaccattttctttctttccttccttccttccttccttccttccttccttccttccttccttccttccttccttccttccttcctttcttctctttttaggacccaggtggcgctgtgggttaaaccacagagtctagggcttgctgatcagaaggtcggcggttcgaatccctgcaacggggtgagctcccattgctcggtcccagctcctggccacctagcagttcgaaagcacgtcaaagtgcaagtagataaatagggaccgctccggcgggaaggtaaacggcatttccgtgcgctgctctggttcgccagaagcagctttgtcatgctggccgcatgacccggaagctgtctgtggacaaacgccggctccctcggcctatagagcgagatgagcgccgcaaccccagagtcggacacgactggacctgatggtcaggggcccctttaccttctcTTTTTATGAATGACATTCTTctaatgaaatattattattttttaaatgtaacagAAACAACAGAAACAACAGACTGGCTGTTTTAGACAGGCCTTGCCTCATCCTTGCCTTTCCTGGAGACGGCAAACATTCAGAAGACAGAAACTGAGACAGACGTACCGTACTGGCGCCTAAACTTCCCCGTATGTCCTCAGGAGTCACCGCATAAAGGACGGCTGCTCCGGCAATGCCTCCGACCACCTGGGCAATTACATAGCAGGCTGCCCTCACCAATGAGACGCGAGAGCCAAGCAGGAACGCCAGGGTCACCGCCGGGTTGAGGTGGGATCCGCTGGCATGCCAGGCTATCTGGACAGCGGTGGCCGCAGCCAAGTTGAAGGTGATGGCAGTCTGCAGGACAGAGGGCTTCTCTGGCCAATTCATCTCCGAGCCCAGGCCAAAGAAGACAAAGATGGCGGTGGCCAGGAATTCTGCAAAGGCAGCCCGGTAAAAAGCCACCATCAGCAGTTCCCTCCACATCCTGAAAAGAGGTTGGAAGACGGTTCTGTGTGTGTATTCTGCCTTGCCTCTTGATTCCTTTCCTCCTGATGGTCAAGCACGAAGCAAACAAGCAAGTGTTTGCAACATACTGGGCTGGACCAGGAAACTTCAGGTTTATATCACAGCAGCCtttattttcccacctctctgtATGGCACTGCCCACATTCCTGAAGGGATGGAGATATTAGGAAATTTGAGGGCTGCTGGCTCCTCCTTTGGAAACACAGGGAGAGGCAACACAGGTGCCATATAATAATCCATTCTGTACTTGTAAGGAATCAAACTTTTAGGGTGGCAGTGCCTACTTGGGAacctccctgcctattgacagctGGCAGGCACCTTCTGAACTCGGCACCTCCTTAAAATCCTTCCGTTTAGGCAAAAGCCAATTCAGATGTGCTAAAAAGTTACATgggttttaatttcattttagctATCAATTTCAGTTCCGCTTCTAATGTTCTAAACaccctgttttctgctgctacttATTGATAATTTAAATGATTTATTCTCCTTGTAAACCACAGGGAGGTTTTATTTGCAGATGTAATTTTTGCAGAATAAATAAAGCTTTTTCCTGGAGAGGAAACAGCAGCGGAGATTGCTGAGAGACTCGCCTAAACATAAAGTTCTGTGCGTAAgcatcattgtgtgtgtgtgtgtgagagagagagagagagagagagaaaatattggtGAGAACCAGGAAGTCTCCATATCTCACCTCAGCATATATGTTTTTCTTAtaattataaaagtatttatatgttGCTGTCTCATAAAATGCCGCTGTGCTAGCATACAGCAATATAAAACCATGAAAACATTAAGAGCTGTACAGAGCAATCATGAAGCAAACATTGTCTCCCTCACACTTGTCAAAATAGCCGCCATTATTTCCCACCTGACACTCTCCCTGGCCCCATCCCTGGCGCTTTCAACGCACCAGAAATAGATGCTTGG
Above is a window of Zootoca vivipara chromosome 2, rZooViv1.1, whole genome shotgun sequence DNA encoding:
- the LOC118081453 gene encoding aquaporin-6-like — its product is MWRELLMVAFYRAAFAEFLATAIFVFFGLGSEMNWPEKPSVLQTAITFNLAAATAVQIAWHASGSHLNPAVTLAFLLGSRVSLVRAACYVIAQVVGGIAGAAVLYAVTPEDIRGSLGASTVRVNVSSGQAVSIELLLTLQLVLSYFVSTDSSRNKGSPAIMIGVSVALGHLIGHYYTTCSMNPAKSFGRSVVVGKFTKQWMFWVGPLAGAILAFVLYTFVLHHDPKTFAERLAILRGRGSYDAEPLEKDKDQPTDSVSLPMPSLVHRL